A single window of Salvia splendens isolate huo1 chromosome 6, SspV2, whole genome shotgun sequence DNA harbors:
- the LOC121810064 gene encoding F-box only protein 6-like isoform X1, with product MMEGVGMLRQLILELYGSPPPSNHSIQLQPLRWCFLNLESSSSLEDSFYNIIMTAGKSENLKMLEPGKPPPSKKARKEHSRGKATSTASSNEIMENHIWKDFPEDLFEAVIARLPIPAFFRFRSVCQKWNSLLTSQSFPQQCAEVMHTKCWFYTITHENVNTGAMYDPSLKKWHHPTVPALPTKQIVLPVASAGGLICFLDIGHRSFYVCNPLTRSFKELPARSVKVWSRVAVGMMLNGGSPNSGYKILWVGCEGDFEVFNSAKNSWIRPGSMPPSIKLPLALNFRSQAVSVEGTMYFMRSDPDGLLSYDMDNGMWKQYVIPVPPHLSDHTLAESGGRIMLVGLLTKNAATCVYIWELQKMTLLWKEVDRMPNIWCLEFYGKHVRMTCLGNKGLLMLSLRSKQMNRLVTYDLASREWLKVPGCVLPRTRKRQWIACGTAFHPCLTAIA from the exons ATGATGGAAGGGGTGGGCATGTTACGGCAGCTTATTTTGGAACTCTATGGTTCTCCTCCCCCTTCCAATCACTCTATTCAGCTTCAACCCCTCAG ATGGTGTTTCTTGAATCTTGAATCTAGTAGCTCTTTGGAAGACAGTTTTTACAACATAATAATGACTGCTGGTAAATCTGAAAATCTAAAAATGCTTGAACCGGGCAAACCTCCACCCTCAAAGAAAGCTAGAAAGGAGCATAGTCGTGGAAAAGCAACTTCCACTGCGAGCTCAAATGAAATCATGGAAAATCATATCTGGAAAGATTTTCCAGAGGACCTCTTCGAAGCTGTAATAGCAAGACTTCCCATACCAGCATTTTTCCGCTTCCGTTCAGTTTGTCAGAAGTGGAATTCATTGCTTACTTCTCAAAGCTTCCCCCAGCAATGTGCTGAGGTAATGCATACAAAGTGTTGGTTCTATACCATCACCCATGAGAACGTCAATACAGGAGCAATGTATGATCCTTCATTGAAGAAGTGGCACCATCCAACAGTGCCTGCGTTGCCAACCAAACAAATCGTTCTGCCAGTGGCATCAGCTGGAGGTCTCATCTGCTTCCTTGACATCGGTCACAGAAGCTTCTACGTGTGTAACCCTCTAACGAGATCATTCAAGGAATTGCCAGCCAGGTCTGTGAAAGTGTGGTCGCGTGTAGCTGTTGGGATGATGCTGAATGGCGGCTCCCCCAACTCAGGGTATAAGATCCTTTGGGTTGGTTGTGAGGGGGACTTCGAAGTGTTCAACTCTGCAAAGAACTCTTGGATTCGTCCGGGAAGCATGCCCCCGAGTATCAAGCTTCCACTAGCGCTCAACTTCAGGTCTCAGGCGGTTTCAGTTGAGGGGACGATGTATTTCATGCGGTCAGACCCAGACGGGCTCCTGTCGTATGATATGGACAACGGGATGTGGAAACAGTACGTAATCCCTGTCCCTCCTCACCTGAGTGATCACACACTGGCGGAGAGCGGAGGCAGGATCATGCTTGTTGGGCTGCTGACGAAGAATGCAGCGACATGCGTGTATATATGGGAGTTGCAGAAGATGACTCTGCTGTGGAAGGAGGTTGACAGAATGCCAAACATATGGTGCTTGGAATTTTATGGAAAGCACGTTAGAATGACTTGTCTGGGTAACAAAGGCTTGCTTATGCTATCCCTCAGGTCGAAACAGATGAATCGACTCGTGACTTATGATCTAGCCAGCCGGGAGTGGCTTAAGGTCCCCGGTTGTGTGTTGCCGCGCACCCGGAAGAGGCAATGGATTGCCTGCGGCACTGCTTTTCACCCTTGTTTGACTGCAATCGCTTAG
- the LOC121810064 gene encoding F-box only protein 6-like isoform X2, whose product MKSFRWCFLNLESSSSLEDSFYNIIMTAGKSENLKMLEPGKPPPSKKARKEHSRGKATSTASSNEIMENHIWKDFPEDLFEAVIARLPIPAFFRFRSVCQKWNSLLTSQSFPQQCAEVMHTKCWFYTITHENVNTGAMYDPSLKKWHHPTVPALPTKQIVLPVASAGGLICFLDIGHRSFYVCNPLTRSFKELPARSVKVWSRVAVGMMLNGGSPNSGYKILWVGCEGDFEVFNSAKNSWIRPGSMPPSIKLPLALNFRSQAVSVEGTMYFMRSDPDGLLSYDMDNGMWKQYVIPVPPHLSDHTLAESGGRIMLVGLLTKNAATCVYIWELQKMTLLWKEVDRMPNIWCLEFYGKHVRMTCLGNKGLLMLSLRSKQMNRLVTYDLASREWLKVPGCVLPRTRKRQWIACGTAFHPCLTAIA is encoded by the exons ATGAAATCTTTTAG ATGGTGTTTCTTGAATCTTGAATCTAGTAGCTCTTTGGAAGACAGTTTTTACAACATAATAATGACTGCTGGTAAATCTGAAAATCTAAAAATGCTTGAACCGGGCAAACCTCCACCCTCAAAGAAAGCTAGAAAGGAGCATAGTCGTGGAAAAGCAACTTCCACTGCGAGCTCAAATGAAATCATGGAAAATCATATCTGGAAAGATTTTCCAGAGGACCTCTTCGAAGCTGTAATAGCAAGACTTCCCATACCAGCATTTTTCCGCTTCCGTTCAGTTTGTCAGAAGTGGAATTCATTGCTTACTTCTCAAAGCTTCCCCCAGCAATGTGCTGAGGTAATGCATACAAAGTGTTGGTTCTATACCATCACCCATGAGAACGTCAATACAGGAGCAATGTATGATCCTTCATTGAAGAAGTGGCACCATCCAACAGTGCCTGCGTTGCCAACCAAACAAATCGTTCTGCCAGTGGCATCAGCTGGAGGTCTCATCTGCTTCCTTGACATCGGTCACAGAAGCTTCTACGTGTGTAACCCTCTAACGAGATCATTCAAGGAATTGCCAGCCAGGTCTGTGAAAGTGTGGTCGCGTGTAGCTGTTGGGATGATGCTGAATGGCGGCTCCCCCAACTCAGGGTATAAGATCCTTTGGGTTGGTTGTGAGGGGGACTTCGAAGTGTTCAACTCTGCAAAGAACTCTTGGATTCGTCCGGGAAGCATGCCCCCGAGTATCAAGCTTCCACTAGCGCTCAACTTCAGGTCTCAGGCGGTTTCAGTTGAGGGGACGATGTATTTCATGCGGTCAGACCCAGACGGGCTCCTGTCGTATGATATGGACAACGGGATGTGGAAACAGTACGTAATCCCTGTCCCTCCTCACCTGAGTGATCACACACTGGCGGAGAGCGGAGGCAGGATCATGCTTGTTGGGCTGCTGACGAAGAATGCAGCGACATGCGTGTATATATGGGAGTTGCAGAAGATGACTCTGCTGTGGAAGGAGGTTGACAGAATGCCAAACATATGGTGCTTGGAATTTTATGGAAAGCACGTTAGAATGACTTGTCTGGGTAACAAAGGCTTGCTTATGCTATCCCTCAGGTCGAAACAGATGAATCGACTCGTGACTTATGATCTAGCCAGCCGGGAGTGGCTTAAGGTCCCCGGTTGTGTGTTGCCGCGCACCCGGAAGAGGCAATGGATTGCCTGCGGCACTGCTTTTCACCCTTGTTTGACTGCAATCGCTTAG
- the LOC121808647 gene encoding uncharacterized protein LOC121808647: protein MECNRDEALRAKEISERMFLARDIKGAKKFALKAQNLYPELEGISQMVMTLEIYIAAEEEKLNGESNWYGVLGLTPLADDDSIKKQYRKLALQLHPDKNRSIGAEGAFQFIAQAWNFLSDKSMRTAYDQRCGRLFQQRNKGKNEGPSPDGTQNGFYNFANTAQKGNNSKRNPSAVPHPPRKKERHTFWTVCHRCKMQYEYLRMYLNHNLLCPNCHEAYFAVEIDPPSSTKSSKIPQSSNSQRRKSQQASDACKNNSGTHHATGNNGSNPNNFQWVPFGENGDGPSAVKAAKMVHQAYEKVKRERQKAQAAARKEEALRRKNVGSKRTMGGEAFRNSEPSKRRKGAEDCGANKDKMKQANCESCISQQVNISGCKQDNVPKCESSHNAIRHVDANRLVMEKVRDEIQIKLKECISAPVVRNVTSEDNLINKKQNETSTKADILDPLNRRGFRSSDSYPDEKVVEQMCINVLEPDFHDFDKSRTENCFGANQVWAVYDDDDGMPRNYALIQNVISLDPFKVTIGWLNSTTHSRLGKGSWFVSGFTSTYGEFGVGRHEICDSANCFSHKARCTKYSSKTILIYPRKGDVWALYRNWSPEWNELTEHRLMLKYDLVEVLEDCDEELGTIVIPLVKVAGFKAVFHQLFDPSEIRRIPKEELSRFSHQVPSHLLTGQEGSKSPKGCLELDPAAIPSQFLQVMLDIETIELVESDEEIETVKAVDCDEEIETVKAVDCIEEIKTVMAVDCDEEIETVKAVDCDEEIKTVKAVDCVEEIGTVKAVDCIEEIKTVKAVDCDEEIETVKAVDCDEEIKTVKAVDCVEEIGTVKAVDCDEEIETVKAFDWDPITSSNVVEVSEDEKMECP, encoded by the coding sequence ATGGAGTGCAACAGAGATGAGGCCTTGAGAGCGAAGGAAATTTCCGAGAGGATGTTTTTGGCAAGGGACATTAAGGGGGCGAAGAAGTTCGCTCTCAAAGCTCAGAATTTGTATCCTGAACTAGAGGGCATTTCTCAAATGGTGATGACGCTTGAGATCTATATTGCTGCTGAAGAGGAGAAATTGAATGGAGAATCAAATTGGTATGGCGTGCTTGGTTTGACCCCTTTAGCTGATGATGACTCGATAAAGAAACAGTATCGGAAACTGGCTCTTCAGCTTCATCCTGATAAAAACAGGTCTATCGGGGCTGAAGGCGCGTTTCAGTTTATCGCCCAAGCATGGAATTTTTTGTCGGATAAGTCCATGAGGACAGCGTACGACCAGAGGTGCGGTAGGCTATTTCAGCAGAGAAATAAAGGTAAGAATGAGGGTCCTTCGCCAGATGGAACACAAAATGGATTCTACAACTTTGCAAACACTGCTCAAAAGGGTAACAACAGTAAAAGGAATCCTTCAGCTGTTCCTCATCCACCTCGCAAGAAGGAACGCCACACATTTTGGACTGTCTGCCATCGTTGTAAAATGCAATATGAATATCTTAGAATGTATCTCAATCACAACCTTCTCTGTCCCAATTGCCATGAGGCCTACTTTGCAGTTGAAATTGATCCTCCATCTTCTACGAAGAGTTCAAAGATACCTCAGTCGAGCAATTCTCAGCGACGGAAGAGCCAGCAGGCATCTGATGCTTGTAAAAATAACTCAGGTACTCATCACGCAACAGGCAATAATGGCTCCAATCCGAATAATTTCCAGTGGGTCCCTTTTGGTGAGAACGGTGATGGCCCATCTGCTGTTAAAGCTGCTAAAATGGTCCACCAGGCTTATGAGAAAGTCAAACGGGAAAGGCAGAAAGCACAAGCTGCTGCAAGAAAAGAGGAGGCATTGCGACGGAAAAATGTTGGGTCCAAAAGGACAATGGGTGGGGAAGCCTTCAGGAACTCTGAACCTTCCAAGAGAAGAAAAGGGGCAGAAGATTGTGGTGCCAATAAAGACAAAATGAAACAGGCGAACTGCGAAAGTTGCATCTCACAGCAAGTAAATATTTCTGGCTGTAAGCAGGATAATGTTCCGAAATGTGAAAGCAGTCATAATGCCATACGCCATGTTGATGCCAACCGTCTAGTGATGGAGAAGGTTCGTGATGAAATACAAATAAAACTCAAGGAGTGCATCTCAGCTCCTGTGGTGAGGAATGTGACCAGTGAGGATAACCTTATAAATAAGAAACAAAATGAAACTTCAACCAAAGCTGATATTCTTGACCCTCTGAATAGACGGGGTTTCAGGTCTTCGGACTCTTATCCGGATGAGAAAGTTGTTGAACAAATGTGCATCAATGTCCTGGAACCTGATTTCCATGATTTTGATAAGAGCAGAACAGAGAACTGTTTTGGTGCCAACCAAGTTTGGGCTGTgtacgatgatgatgatgggatGCCCCGGAACTATGCCCTGATTCAGAATGTTATATCTCTAGATCCCTTCAAGGTGACTATAGGCTGGCTCAATTCCACAACCCACAGCAGACTAGGAAAAGGAAGCTGGTTTGTAAGTGGTTTTACGAGTACATATGGGGAGTTTGGAGTCGGCAGACATGAAATTTGTGACTCGGCAAACTGTTTCTCACACAAGGCTAGGTGTACAAAATACTCTTCTAAGACCATTTTAATTTATCCTCGAAAAGGAGATGTTTGGGCTTTGTACAGGAATTGGTCCCCAGAGTGGAATGAGCTCACCGAACACAGATTAATGCTCAAATACGACTTGGTTGAAGTACTTGAAGACTGCGATGAGGAGCTGGGCACAATAGTCATTCCCTTAGTTAAAGTTGCTGGCTTTAAAGCTGTTTTCCATCAGCTTTTCGATCCCAGTGAAATACGAAGGATCCCCAAGGAAGAACTTTCTCGTTTTTCTCACCAGGTCCCTTCCCATTTGCTTACTGGCCAAGAAGGATCGAAGTCACCTAAAGGTTGTCTTGAGTTGGATCCAGCTGCCATTCCTTCTCAATTTCTTCAAGTTATGTTGGACATTGAAACAATTGAGCTAgtggagagtgatgaggagatCGAAACAGTGAAGGCAGTTGATTGTGATGAGGAGATCGAAACAGTGAAGGCAGTTGATTGTATTGAGGAGATCAAAACAGTGATGGCTGTTGATTGTGATGAGGAGATCGAAACAGTGAAGGCAGTTGATTGTGATGAGGAGATCAAAACAGTGAAGGCAGTTGATTGTGTTGAGGAGATCGGAACAGTGAAGGCAGTTGATTGTATTGAGGAGATCAAAACAGTGAAGGCAGTTGATTGTGATGAGGAGATCGAAACAGTGAAGGCAGTTGATTGTGATGAGGAGATCAAAACAGTGAAAGCAGTTGATTGTGTTGAGGAGATCGGAACAGTGAAGGCAGTTGATTGTGATGAGGAGATCGAAACAGTGAAGGCATTTGATTGGGATCCTATTACCAGTTCAAATGTGGTAGAAGTTTCAGAAGATGAGAAAATGGAATGTCCTTAG